One region of Microbacterium sp. M28 genomic DNA includes:
- a CDS encoding polyprenyl synthetase family protein: MHSPSSVADSVARSLDEFVSRVRAEADPYGPDGRRFIDAAAATLSGGKRLRARFCHAGWSAVARVGNPKAPEPDALWRLCASLEVFQAAALVHDDLIDNSDTRRGRPAAHRALEAEHRDARWSGDAEGFGRSGAVLLGDLLVAWSDDLLEDALQGLPQAPAVRAEYARMRRDVTTGQFLDVTEESAWSVNPIDEHAERALRVISFKSARYSVTQPLRLGAILAGADDAQLEALDSFGMPLGMAFQLRDDVLGVFGDPALTGKPSGDDLREGKRTVLIAFTRERLAASARVVLDEMLGDPDLDDAQVAALQATVRDSGALDRVEELITDYARTADRSLTGARLDNAAVGDLRELTRAATSRVA; encoded by the coding sequence GTGCACTCCCCCTCCTCCGTCGCCGATTCCGTCGCCCGCTCGCTGGACGAGTTCGTTTCGAGGGTGCGAGCCGAAGCCGACCCCTACGGACCCGACGGGCGACGGTTCATCGACGCCGCGGCGGCGACGCTGTCGGGCGGCAAGCGCCTGCGCGCACGTTTCTGCCATGCCGGCTGGAGCGCGGTCGCTCGGGTCGGGAACCCGAAGGCGCCGGAGCCGGATGCCCTGTGGCGGCTGTGCGCTTCGCTGGAAGTGTTCCAGGCCGCGGCCCTGGTGCACGACGACCTCATCGACAACTCCGACACCCGCCGCGGACGCCCTGCCGCGCATCGGGCGCTGGAGGCGGAGCATCGTGATGCACGATGGAGCGGAGACGCCGAAGGGTTCGGGCGATCCGGGGCCGTGCTGCTCGGAGATCTGCTGGTGGCGTGGAGCGACGACCTGCTCGAAGACGCCCTGCAGGGATTGCCCCAGGCACCGGCGGTTCGGGCCGAGTACGCCCGCATGCGGCGGGATGTCACGACCGGGCAGTTCCTCGACGTCACCGAGGAGTCCGCGTGGAGCGTCAATCCGATCGACGAGCACGCCGAACGCGCGCTGCGGGTGATCTCTTTCAAATCCGCTCGGTACAGCGTCACCCAGCCTCTTCGGCTCGGGGCGATCCTCGCGGGCGCCGACGATGCGCAGCTGGAGGCGCTCGACAGCTTCGGGATGCCACTCGGCATGGCCTTCCAGCTGCGCGACGACGTCCTCGGCGTGTTCGGCGATCCGGCGCTCACGGGCAAGCCGAGCGGAGACGATCTCCGGGAGGGGAAGCGCACGGTGCTCATCGCCTTCACGCGCGAGCGTCTGGCCGCGTCCGCCCGCGTCGTGCTCGACGAGATGCTCGGCGACCCCGACCTCGATGACGCGCAGGTCGCCGCGCTGCAGGCGACTGTCCGCGACAGCGGTGCGCTGGACCGTGTGGAGGAGTTGATCACGGACTACGCGCGCACGGCCGACCGGTCATTGACCGGCGCGCGCCTCGACAACGCCGCGGTCGGCGATCTGCGCGAGCTCACCAGGGCCGCGACGTCGCGCGTGGCCTGA
- a CDS encoding LysM peptidoglycan-binding domain-containing protein translates to MSQQNTRRRNRHVQVGIPAALLSTLSGAFAVAPAAASEVPTGVLERTHAVGSRALPTTAPGAATHTVQAGETVWAIARQHGLRSADLVAWNGLGADALIRPGQVLRLTPGAAPASTAPAPAPAPAAQSYTVVAGDTITRIASKHGTTINAVLAANGLSRSSVIYPGQQLRISGVAAPASAPAATPASAPAPTADAATSHTVVAGDTISAIAKKYATSVSAVLAANGLTGSSIIYPGQKIAIPGTRAAQPASVPALAPTDHGPQNAVLNAPQTENALMIIRIGRELGVSDRGIAIALATSMVESWLRNLDWGDRDSLGLFQQRPSTGWGTAEEIRNRDYAIRTFYTGNTNPDGTMTHGLLDVSGWESMRFTDAAQAVQKSAFPERYGQWEQAAHQWLAQLG, encoded by the coding sequence TTGAGCCAGCAGAACACGCGTCGCCGCAATCGCCACGTCCAGGTGGGCATCCCGGCCGCGCTCCTGAGTACTCTTTCCGGCGCTTTCGCCGTCGCTCCGGCCGCCGCATCCGAGGTTCCCACCGGCGTGTTGGAACGCACGCATGCGGTCGGCTCTCGCGCCCTGCCCACCACGGCTCCGGGCGCCGCCACGCACACGGTGCAGGCAGGCGAGACCGTTTGGGCGATCGCCCGGCAGCACGGACTGCGGTCGGCCGATCTCGTGGCATGGAACGGCTTGGGCGCCGATGCCCTGATCAGGCCGGGCCAGGTGCTGCGTCTCACGCCCGGCGCCGCACCGGCGAGCACGGCGCCCGCGCCCGCACCGGCGCCCGCCGCCCAGTCCTACACCGTGGTCGCCGGCGACACGATCACCCGCATCGCCTCGAAGCACGGCACGACGATCAACGCCGTGCTCGCGGCGAACGGGCTTTCCCGGTCGTCGGTCATCTATCCGGGTCAACAGCTGCGCATCTCCGGGGTCGCCGCTCCGGCATCCGCACCAGCGGCGACGCCGGCATCCGCCCCTGCTCCGACCGCCGACGCGGCGACCAGCCACACCGTCGTCGCCGGCGACACCATCAGCGCGATCGCGAAGAAGTACGCGACCAGCGTGAGCGCCGTCCTCGCCGCCAACGGACTGACGGGTTCGTCGATCATCTACCCCGGTCAGAAGATCGCGATCCCCGGCACCCGGGCCGCGCAGCCCGCCAGCGTTCCGGCGCTGGCGCCGACCGATCATGGGCCCCAGAACGCGGTCCTCAACGCTCCCCAGACCGAGAACGCCCTCATGATCATCCGGATCGGGCGCGAGCTCGGCGTCTCGGACCGCGGGATCGCGATCGCATTGGCGACCAGCATGGTGGAGTCGTGGCTGCGCAACCTCGACTGGGGCGACCGGGATTCGCTCGGTCTGTTCCAGCAGCGGCCCAGCACCGGCTGGGGCACGGCGGAGGAGATCCGCAACCGCGACTACGCGATCCGCACGTTCTACACCGGCAACACGAACCCGGACGGCACGATGACGCACGGCCTGCTGGATGTCAGCGGCTGGGAGTCAATGCGGTTCACGGATGCGGCGCAGGCCGTGCAGAAGTCGGCCTTCCCCGAGCGCTACGGCCAGTGGGAGCAGGCGGCCCACCAGTGGCTCGCGCAGCTCGGATGA
- a CDS encoding Rv2175c family DNA-binding protein, producing MNNVSETAPASTPTDWLTLPDLVEVLGESQSRVRRLIDEHYLVASRRTGVLAVPAIFIVDGHPLSSLRGTIIALQDVGLTDDEVIDWLLAEDDSLGRTPIAALLDGHKSAVRRVARTLA from the coding sequence GTGAACAACGTGTCTGAGACTGCCCCCGCATCGACCCCGACCGACTGGCTGACCCTGCCCGACCTCGTCGAGGTGCTCGGCGAGTCGCAGAGCCGCGTGCGCCGACTCATCGACGAGCACTACCTGGTCGCCTCGCGGCGCACGGGTGTTCTCGCGGTGCCGGCGATCTTCATCGTCGACGGACATCCGCTCTCATCGCTGCGCGGCACGATCATCGCGCTGCAGGATGTCGGACTCACCGACGACGAGGTCATCGACTGGCTGCTCGCCGAAGACGACTCGCTCGGGCGCACCCCGATCGCCGCTCTGCTGGACGGACACAAGAGCGCGGTCCGGCGCGTCGCGCGCACCCTCGCCTGA
- the rsmH gene encoding 16S rRNA (cytosine(1402)-N(4))-methyltransferase RsmH, with protein MSIRDIHTPVLLERCIELLAPALQRDGAVLVDATLGMGGHAEAFLERFENIRLIGLDRDTDALRIASERLARFGGRASFVHSVYDEIGLHAQGADGILFDLGVSSLQLDEADRGFAYSKDAPLDMRMDQTKGTTAADVLATYSEGNLRRIFERYGEEKLAGRYARFIVQARQQAPLERSGQLVELLVAATPAAAQRAGHPAKRVFQALRIEVNSELSVLADAIPSAMDALDIGGRIVVMAYQSLEDRLIKQAFATASASTAPAGLPVELPEHAPRFRMLTKGAELAGDEERARNPRAIPVRLRAAEKLRERS; from the coding sequence ATGAGCATCCGTGACATCCACACCCCGGTCCTCCTGGAGCGCTGCATCGAACTGCTGGCTCCGGCCCTGCAGCGCGACGGCGCCGTCCTGGTCGACGCCACGCTCGGAATGGGCGGGCATGCCGAGGCGTTCCTCGAGCGATTCGAGAACATCCGGCTGATCGGTCTCGACCGCGACACCGATGCGCTGCGCATCGCGTCGGAGCGCCTGGCACGCTTCGGTGGGCGCGCCTCGTTCGTGCACTCCGTATACGACGAGATCGGCCTGCACGCGCAGGGCGCCGACGGCATCCTCTTCGACCTCGGAGTCTCCTCCCTGCAGCTCGACGAGGCGGATCGCGGCTTCGCGTACTCGAAGGACGCGCCGCTGGACATGCGGATGGATCAGACCAAGGGCACGACGGCCGCCGACGTGCTCGCGACGTACAGCGAGGGCAACCTTCGCCGCATCTTCGAGCGCTACGGCGAGGAGAAACTCGCCGGCCGATACGCGCGTTTCATCGTGCAGGCGCGCCAGCAGGCACCGTTGGAGCGGTCGGGGCAACTCGTCGAGCTGCTCGTCGCGGCGACGCCGGCGGCAGCCCAGCGCGCCGGCCACCCCGCCAAGCGGGTGTTCCAGGCTCTGCGGATCGAGGTCAACTCCGAGTTGAGCGTGCTGGCGGACGCGATCCCGTCCGCGATGGACGCACTCGACATCGGCGGACGCATCGTCGTGATGGCGTACCAATCGCTGGAGGACCGTCTGATCAAACAGGCGTTCGCCACGGCATCCGCGTCGACGGCCCCGGCCGGTCTTCCGGTCGAGCTTCCGGAGCACGCCCCCCGCTTCCGGATGCTGACCAAGGGCGCCGAACTGGCAGGAGACGAAGAGCGCGCACGCAACCCGCGCGCGATACCGGTGCGCTTGCGCGCCGCAGAGAAGCTGAGGGAGCGGTCATGA
- the mraZ gene encoding division/cell wall cluster transcriptional repressor MraZ gives MLLGTHSPKLDDKGRVILPAKFREDLAGGIVVTRGQERCLYVFSTAEFEELHERIRQAPLSNKQARDFLRMFLSGASAEMPDSQNRITIPAHLRQYAGLQKELVVTGVGAHAEIWDAAAWNTYLEGNEESYAELEQEVIPGLF, from the coding sequence ATGTTGCTGGGGACGCACTCACCGAAGCTCGACGACAAGGGCCGAGTCATCCTTCCCGCGAAGTTCCGAGAGGATCTCGCCGGCGGCATCGTCGTCACGCGTGGGCAGGAACGCTGCCTCTACGTCTTCAGCACGGCCGAGTTCGAGGAACTGCACGAGCGGATCCGGCAAGCGCCGCTCAGCAACAAGCAGGCGCGGGACTTCCTGCGCATGTTCCTGTCGGGTGCCAGCGCAGAGATGCCCGACAGCCAGAACCGCATCACCATCCCGGCGCACCTGCGCCAGTACGCGGGACTCCAGAAGGAGCTCGTCGTGACCGGTGTCGGCGCCCACGCCGAGATCTGGGATGCCGCGGCCTGGAACACCTACCTCGAAGGAAACGAGGAATCGTACGCAGAACTGGAACAGGAGGTGATTCCGGGATTGTTCTGA
- a CDS encoding AMP-dependent synthetase/ligase, which yields MVQFDVPAIVPADPDANITDLLVERVKATPDRALFSVPQGEGWRDITAADFQTAVIALAKGFVAAGVQPGDKVGFIARTTYQWTLIDFALFYAGAVMVPVYETSSPAQIQWIMEDSGAVALIVESSDHFQRFDEVRGDLPLVREVWQLHLGAIDALTAQGTSVEDAEIERRRQIAVGSDIATLIYTSGSTGRPKGCVLTHSNFVELTRNASKSLDSVLSMPGASTVLFITTAHVFARFISILNIHAGVRTGHQPDTKQLLPALGSFKPTFLLAVPRVFEKVYNSAEQKAEAGGKGKIFHAAAAAAIEHSRLLEEGRKIPFGLKIKFALFDKLVYSKLRAAMGGNIAYAISGSAPLGARLGHFFHSLGVVILEGYGLTETTAPATVNQGDKSKIGTVGPALPGVSVRLAEDGEIEVKGVNVFKEYWNNPEATAAAFDDGWFRTGDIGSFDSDGFLTITGRKKEIIVTAGGKNVAPAALEDPIRANPVVGQVVVVGDQKPFISALITLDPEMLPTWLANNGLDASMSLAEASRNAAVRAEVQRAVDVANSNVSRAESIRKFTILGSEWTEASGHLTPKMSIKRNVILTDFAEEISAIYDEPVQTTNVALGG from the coding sequence ATGGTCCAGTTCGATGTTCCCGCCATCGTCCCCGCCGACCCAGATGCAAACATCACAGACCTGCTCGTCGAGAGGGTCAAGGCCACTCCGGACCGGGCACTGTTCTCGGTCCCGCAGGGCGAAGGATGGCGCGACATCACGGCGGCCGACTTCCAGACGGCCGTGATCGCGCTCGCGAAGGGCTTCGTCGCCGCCGGCGTCCAGCCCGGCGACAAAGTCGGCTTCATCGCACGCACCACCTATCAGTGGACACTCATCGATTTCGCGCTCTTCTACGCCGGAGCCGTGATGGTGCCGGTCTACGAGACCAGCTCCCCCGCGCAGATCCAGTGGATCATGGAGGACTCCGGCGCTGTCGCGCTCATCGTCGAGTCGTCCGATCACTTCCAGCGCTTCGACGAGGTCCGCGGCGACCTGCCCCTGGTGCGCGAGGTCTGGCAGCTGCACCTCGGCGCGATCGACGCGCTCACCGCGCAGGGCACCTCGGTCGAGGATGCCGAGATCGAACGGCGCCGTCAGATCGCCGTCGGCAGCGACATCGCGACCCTCATCTACACCTCCGGCTCGACGGGGCGCCCCAAGGGCTGCGTGCTGACGCACAGCAACTTCGTCGAGCTGACGCGCAACGCCTCGAAGTCGCTGGACTCCGTGCTCTCGATGCCCGGCGCGTCGACCGTGCTGTTCATCACGACGGCGCACGTGTTCGCCCGGTTCATCTCGATCCTCAACATCCACGCCGGTGTGCGCACCGGCCACCAGCCGGACACGAAGCAGCTGCTGCCTGCGCTCGGGTCGTTCAAGCCGACGTTCCTGCTCGCCGTCCCGCGCGTGTTCGAGAAGGTGTACAACTCCGCCGAGCAGAAGGCGGAGGCCGGCGGCAAGGGCAAGATCTTCCACGCCGCGGCGGCCGCGGCGATCGAGCACTCGCGTCTGCTCGAAGAGGGACGCAAGATCCCGTTCGGGCTGAAGATCAAGTTCGCGCTGTTCGACAAGCTGGTCTATTCGAAGCTGCGCGCCGCGATGGGCGGCAACATCGCCTACGCGATCTCCGGCTCCGCTCCCCTGGGCGCTCGGCTCGGGCACTTCTTCCATAGCCTCGGCGTGGTGATCCTGGAGGGATACGGCCTGACCGAGACCACGGCACCGGCCACGGTCAATCAGGGCGACAAGTCCAAGATCGGAACCGTCGGCCCCGCGCTCCCCGGTGTGAGCGTCCGCCTCGCCGAGGACGGCGAGATCGAGGTCAAGGGCGTCAACGTCTTCAAGGAGTACTGGAACAACCCGGAGGCCACCGCCGCCGCATTCGACGACGGATGGTTCAGAACCGGTGACATCGGCTCCTTCGACAGCGACGGCTTCCTGACCATCACCGGACGCAAGAAGGAGATCATCGTCACCGCCGGCGGCAAGAACGTCGCACCGGCGGCGCTGGAGGATCCCATCCGCGCCAATCCCGTCGTCGGTCAGGTCGTCGTCGTCGGCGACCAGAAGCCGTTCATCTCGGCGCTGATCACTCTCGATCCCGAAATGCTGCCGACGTGGCTCGCGAACAACGGCCTCGACGCTTCCATGTCGCTCGCCGAGGCATCCCGCAACGCAGCGGTTCGTGCCGAGGTGCAGCGCGCCGTCGACGTCGCCAACAGCAACGTCTCCCGCGCCGAGTCGATCCGCAAGTTCACGATCCTTGGATCCGAGTGGACCGAGGCTTCAGGCCACCTGACGCCGAAGATGTCGATCAAGCGGAACGTGATCCTGACCGACTTCGCCGAGGAGATCTCCGCGATCTATGACGAGCCGGTGCAGACCACGAACGTCGCCCTCGGTGGCTGA
- a CDS encoding DUF3040 domain-containing protein yields MPLSEQEQRLLDEMERHLLQNDADVVSAPSGDRVLSYRNLVYGAVLLLVGIGALVVGVALAGDLGAFAIAIGVVGFLAMLGGVMLAVTPVRRTTGSLPKAPREKRAPSSAGFMDRMNDRWDRRQEGR; encoded by the coding sequence ATGCCACTGTCCGAACAGGAGCAGCGTCTGCTCGACGAGATGGAACGCCATCTCCTTCAGAACGACGCCGATGTCGTCAGCGCGCCCTCGGGGGATCGCGTTCTGAGCTATCGCAACCTCGTCTACGGTGCGGTTCTGCTGCTGGTCGGCATCGGCGCGCTCGTCGTCGGCGTCGCACTGGCCGGCGATCTCGGCGCATTCGCGATCGCCATCGGCGTCGTCGGATTCCTCGCGATGCTCGGGGGCGTCATGCTCGCCGTGACCCCGGTGCGTCGCACGACCGGATCCCTCCCCAAGGCACCGCGCGAGAAGCGCGCTCCCTCCTCGGCCGGCTTCATGGATCGCATGAACGATCGATGGGATCGCCGCCAAGAAGGTCGCTGA
- a CDS encoding class II 3-deoxy-7-phosphoheptulonate synthase, with translation MPNPHDAALDAWRALPIKQQPQWPDADRVAEVSGQIASLPPLVFAGEVDNLRDRLARAASGKAFLLQGGDCAETFAGATAEQIRNRIKTVLQMAVVLTYGASMPIVKMGRMAGQFAKPRSSDSETRGDITLPAYRGDIVNGYDFTETSRTADPGRLLQGYHTAASTLNLIRAFTQGGFADLREVHSWNKGFAQNPANQRYERMASEIDRAIKFMEAAGADFDELKRVEFFTGHEGLLMDYERPMTRIDSRTDTPYNTSAHFLWIGERTRELDGAHVDYFSKIRNPIGVKLGPTTSPETALALIDKLDPEREPGRLTFITRMGAGKIRDALPPLLEAVKDAGATPLWVTDPMHGNGITTPTGYKTRRFDDVVDEVRGFFEAHRAVGTFPGGIHVELTGDDVTECLGGSEHIDEADLATRYESLCDPRLNHMQSLELAFLVAEELEKR, from the coding sequence ATGCCGAACCCGCATGACGCCGCACTCGACGCCTGGCGCGCACTTCCGATCAAGCAGCAGCCGCAGTGGCCCGACGCGGACCGCGTCGCCGAGGTCTCCGGCCAGATCGCATCGCTCCCGCCGCTGGTGTTCGCGGGCGAGGTCGACAATCTGCGGGATCGGCTTGCGCGCGCGGCATCGGGCAAGGCGTTCCTGCTGCAGGGAGGCGACTGCGCCGAGACGTTCGCCGGCGCCACGGCGGAACAGATCCGCAACCGCATCAAGACGGTTCTGCAGATGGCTGTCGTGCTCACCTACGGCGCGTCCATGCCCATCGTGAAGATGGGGCGGATGGCGGGTCAGTTCGCCAAGCCCCGCTCCAGCGACTCCGAGACGCGCGGCGACATCACGCTGCCCGCCTACCGCGGCGACATCGTCAACGGCTACGACTTCACCGAGACGTCCCGCACTGCCGACCCCGGCCGGTTGCTTCAGGGGTATCACACCGCGGCATCCACCCTGAATCTCATCCGCGCGTTCACCCAGGGCGGGTTCGCCGACCTCCGCGAGGTGCACTCCTGGAACAAGGGCTTCGCGCAGAACCCGGCCAACCAGCGCTACGAGCGGATGGCGAGCGAGATCGATCGTGCCATCAAGTTCATGGAGGCGGCAGGAGCCGACTTCGACGAGCTCAAGCGCGTCGAGTTCTTCACGGGTCACGAAGGCCTGCTGATGGACTACGAGCGTCCGATGACGCGCATCGACTCGCGCACGGACACGCCGTACAACACCTCTGCGCACTTCCTCTGGATCGGTGAGCGCACGCGCGAGCTCGACGGCGCGCATGTCGACTACTTCTCCAAGATCCGCAATCCGATCGGCGTCAAGCTCGGCCCGACCACCTCGCCCGAGACGGCTCTCGCGCTCATCGACAAGCTCGACCCCGAGCGCGAGCCCGGTCGACTCACCTTCATCACGCGCATGGGCGCGGGCAAGATCCGCGATGCGCTTCCGCCCCTGCTGGAGGCCGTGAAGGATGCCGGTGCGACTCCGCTCTGGGTCACCGACCCCATGCACGGCAACGGCATCACCACGCCGACAGGGTACAAGACGCGTCGCTTCGACGACGTCGTGGACGAGGTGCGCGGCTTCTTCGAGGCGCACCGAGCGGTGGGGACGTTCCCCGGCGGCATCCATGTCGAGCTCACGGGTGACGACGTCACCGAGTGCCTCGGCGGATCGGAGCACATCGACGAGGCCGACCTCGCGACGCGCTACGAGTCGCTGTGCGACCCTCGCCTGAACCACATGCAGAGCCTGGAGCTGGCGTTCCTCGTCGCCGAGGAGCTCGAGAAGCGCTGA
- a CDS encoding lysophospholipid acyltransferase family protein, with amino-acid sequence MFYWLMKYVAIGPIVKAIFRPWIVGRRNVPTTGAAILASNHLSFADSIFLPLVIDRPMSFLAKSDYFTGRGIKGWATRFFMKATGQIPIDRSGGKASEASLNTGLQVLGRGDLLGIYPEGTRSPDGKLYRGRTGIARMALEAKVPVIPVVMVDTDTAMPIGQRLPNIVRVGIVIGEPLDFSRYEGMENDRYILRSVTDEIMIALQRLGEQEYDDVYASTVKDRLPTRVTRGS; translated from the coding sequence ATGTTCTACTGGCTGATGAAGTATGTCGCGATCGGCCCCATCGTCAAGGCGATCTTCCGCCCCTGGATCGTGGGTCGGCGCAACGTGCCGACGACGGGCGCGGCGATCCTCGCCAGCAACCATCTCTCGTTCGCCGACTCGATCTTCCTGCCGCTCGTGATCGACCGTCCGATGTCCTTCCTCGCCAAGAGCGACTACTTCACCGGCCGCGGGATCAAGGGATGGGCCACTCGCTTCTTCATGAAGGCCACCGGCCAGATCCCGATCGACCGCTCGGGTGGCAAGGCCTCCGAGGCGTCCCTCAACACCGGACTGCAGGTGCTCGGACGCGGAGATCTGCTCGGCATCTATCCGGAGGGGACGCGCAGCCCCGACGGCAAGCTGTACCGCGGTCGCACCGGCATCGCCCGCATGGCGCTCGAGGCGAAGGTCCCGGTGATCCCGGTCGTCATGGTCGACACCGACACCGCGATGCCGATCGGGCAGCGTCTGCCGAACATCGTGCGCGTCGGCATCGTCATCGGTGAACCGTTGGACTTCTCCCGATACGAAGGGATGGAGAACGATCGCTACATCCTCCGTTCCGTCACGGACGAGATCATGATCGCACTGCAGCGCCTCGGCGAGCAGGAGTACGACGACGTCTACGCCTCGACCGTCAAGGACCGCCTCCCGACCCGCGTCACACGGGGTTCCTGA
- the pknB gene encoding Stk1 family PASTA domain-containing Ser/Thr kinase, whose product MTTNQQADPLIGRLVDGRYRVRARIARGGMATVYVATDLRLERRIALKVMHAHLSDDSNFQSRFIQEARAAARLADPHVVNVFDQGQDGELAYLVMEYLPGITLRELMREQRRLTIPQTITIMDAVLAGLAAAHRAGIVHRDVKPENVLLAEDGRIKIGDFGLARATTANTATGAQLLGTIAYLAPELVTRGTADARSDIYALGIMLYEMLTGEQPYKGEQPMQIAFQHATESVPRPSVRNPSVPEPLDELVLWATERSPQERPDDAQAMLNRLREIEKELGIAPQVAAATSPPARSQLDSGEVTKVLPGTAVVADPTGPVTEQVDNATLLRRRTSRRRARGAFLLALVLLLATLAGGVGWWFGSGPGSLVAVPDVAGETFEAAQAELVEHDLVAVRAEADSIEVDAGLAIRTDPEPGQRLDRGTEVTVVISTGPATHSLEPLAGQSADAVRTILGDAKVNLAEDETYFSADVAEGSVLNVRITPRDGGDAYACGEGCEVREDDSATIQVSLGAVPDVAGMTVNQATEALTDKGLSVAAEPTLQFSDTFSDGEVIGIADRAEEGPWRPGDEATLIVSKGPKLFEVPSVVGMTRDEARSTLEEAGFQVSGIDFPWNIAQDGLTEVKSQEPGGESMHPAGTTVKITIDVRD is encoded by the coding sequence GTGACGACGAATCAGCAGGCCGACCCTCTCATCGGGCGGCTTGTCGACGGTCGCTACCGTGTGCGCGCCCGCATCGCTCGCGGCGGGATGGCCACGGTGTACGTCGCCACCGACCTGCGGCTCGAGCGCCGCATCGCCCTGAAGGTGATGCACGCCCATCTCAGCGACGACTCGAACTTCCAGAGCAGGTTCATCCAGGAGGCCCGCGCAGCGGCACGACTGGCCGACCCGCACGTGGTCAACGTGTTCGATCAGGGGCAGGACGGCGAACTCGCCTACCTCGTGATGGAGTACCTCCCCGGCATCACGCTGCGCGAGCTCATGCGCGAACAGCGGCGCCTGACCATCCCTCAGACGATCACCATCATGGATGCCGTGCTCGCGGGTCTCGCGGCGGCCCATCGGGCGGGGATCGTGCACCGCGACGTCAAGCCGGAGAACGTGCTGCTCGCCGAGGACGGTCGGATCAAGATCGGTGACTTCGGCCTGGCCCGCGCGACGACCGCGAACACCGCCACCGGTGCGCAGCTGCTGGGTACGATCGCCTATCTCGCTCCGGAACTCGTCACCCGCGGAACCGCCGACGCGCGCAGCGACATCTATGCGCTGGGCATCATGCTGTATGAGATGCTCACCGGCGAGCAGCCGTACAAGGGCGAGCAGCCGATGCAGATCGCCTTCCAGCACGCCACGGAGTCCGTGCCGCGTCCGAGCGTGCGCAACCCCTCGGTCCCCGAACCTCTGGACGAACTCGTCCTGTGGGCGACCGAGCGGTCCCCGCAGGAGCGCCCGGACGACGCGCAGGCGATGCTGAACCGCCTGCGCGAGATCGAGAAGGAGCTCGGCATCGCTCCGCAGGTCGCCGCGGCGACCTCTCCCCCGGCGCGTTCCCAGCTTGACTCCGGCGAGGTCACGAAGGTTCTCCCCGGCACGGCCGTCGTCGCCGATCCGACCGGACCGGTGACCGAGCAGGTCGACAACGCCACGCTGCTGCGGCGTCGCACCTCGCGCAGACGAGCACGAGGAGCGTTCCTGCTCGCCCTCGTCCTGCTGCTCGCGACGCTCGCCGGCGGCGTCGGGTGGTGGTTCGGGTCCGGACCAGGGTCGCTGGTCGCCGTCCCGGATGTGGCGGGCGAGACCTTCGAGGCCGCACAGGCGGAACTCGTCGAGCACGATCTCGTCGCCGTCCGCGCGGAGGCGGATTCGATCGAGGTCGATGCGGGTCTCGCGATCCGCACCGATCCGGAGCCCGGTCAGCGCCTGGACAGGGGCACCGAGGTCACGGTCGTGATCTCCACCGGCCCCGCGACCCATTCGCTCGAGCCGCTCGCAGGTCAGAGCGCGGATGCCGTGCGCACCATCCTCGGCGACGCGAAGGTCAACCTCGCAGAAGACGAGACGTACTTCTCCGCGGACGTCGCAGAGGGCTCCGTGCTCAACGTGCGCATCACCCCGCGCGACGGCGGCGACGCGTATGCCTGCGGTGAAGGATGCGAGGTCCGCGAGGACGACTCCGCGACCATCCAGGTGTCGCTGGGCGCGGTCCCGGATGTCGCAGGGATGACTGTGAATCAGGCGACGGAAGCCCTGACGGACAAGGGCCTCTCGGTCGCCGCCGAGCCCACGCTGCAGTTCAGCGACACGTTCTCCGACGGCGAGGTCATCGGCATCGCGGATCGTGCCGAGGAAGGCCCGTGGCGCCCGGGTGACGAGGCGACGCTCATCGTCTCCAAGGGCCCCAAGCTGTTCGAGGTGCCGAGCGTGGTCGGCATGACCCGCGACGAGGCGCGGTCCACGCTCGAGGAAGCCGGGTTCCAGGTGTCCGGGATCGACTTCCCGTGGAACATCGCCCAGGACGGCCTGACCGAGGTCAAATCGCAGGAGCCGGGCGGCGAGTCTATGCACCCAGCCGGCACCACCGTCAAGATCACCATCGACGTCCGGGATTAG